GGCATGGTGAATTTTGCGCCGTAGTTCTCGCAGACATAGCCGCGCGCCGGTCCCGCCATCAGCTCGACCTTGAACACCAGGCCGCGCGGCAGCACGCAGATCTCGCCGGGCTCGACCTCGATCACCCCCATTTCGGTCACGAAGCGCACGCCCCCCTGTTGAGGAACAATCAGCAACTCGCCGTCCGCGTTGAAGAAATGATCGTCCGCCATGTCCCTGTTCGCGACGTAGATGTGCGCGGCCATCCCGGACTGACCGAGCGCGTCGCCAGCCGTCGTCATGGTGCGCATGCCGCTCACGAAATCGGTCGGCTCGTCGGGGATCTGCACGGGGTTCCACCGGAGCTGTCCCAGCGCCAGTTCGTGGTCGTCGAGGCAGGGCGCTGTCTTCCACTGCGGCAGATCGAACTGATGGAAACGCCCCGTGTGCTTCACGCTCGGCCGGATGCGGTAGAGCCACGACCGTCCGTTGGTGCCGCGCGGCGCGGTAAAGGGCGAGCCGGAAAGCTGTTCCGCATAGAGCCCGTATGCCGGCCGCTGCGGCGAGTTCCGCCCCTGCGGCAGCGAACCCGGCAGGGTCTCCGTCTCGAAGTCGTTGCCGAAACCCGGCATGTAGGAGAAAGACATTGCGACCTCCCGTCACTGGCGTCAGATAGTTGCTTTCGTAACCATTGAAAATGTAACCATCAACGCCATGAACGACGACAAACTCGACCTCGAAACATTTTTGCCCTACCGGCTGAACCGGCTCGCCGATGCAGTCAGCCGCGCGTTCGCGCAAACCTACCGCGACCGCTATGGCCTTACGCGACCGGAATGGCGCACGCTCGCCACCCTGGGCCAGTTCGGCACGGTGACGGCCACCGCAATCGGCGCACATTCGGCAATGCACAAGACGAAGGTCAGCCGCGCTGTCGCGGAACTGGAACGACGGATGTGGCTGAAGCGGCAGGCGGATGCCGGTGACCGCCGCGTGGAACACCTGACCCTCACCGCCGCCGGACGGCGCGCCTATCGCGAGATGGTGCCCATTGCGAAAGGCTTCGATGCCGGACTGCTGCAGGCGATGAACCTCGATGACAAATCATCGGCACTACACATCTTCGAGCGCCTGGAGGCCGCGCTTCACATACACCGTGGCTCTACTTCTGATTGACGTTTGCATCAATACAACTCTGCATTGAGAATCCACCGTCTCCGACTTATACTCTCGCAAAACTCGGGAGACTGGAGATGGAACCTGACCTTGGGGGACTTGCCTGGGGCGATATCGGCCATATCACCGCCCTCACCACCGCGCTGAGCACGGCCTCTGCCGGACTTGTCGATGCCACCAAGGCGTTCAGGGGCGGCATATCGAACATCGGCTACGGATTCATCGACTTGGCGCTTACGCCTTTCATGCCCGCGCTGAAACTCGTCGACGCGGAAGATCCGTCCGGCCCGATCAAGGCGAACTGGCTGAACGGCATGGACAAGACCGAACAGAAGGCGGCCGCCAAGAACCTGATCAGACTTGGCCTGACGCCGGCCACCGCAGCGACGATGGGCAAGGCGATACCGAACGTGGATGGAGCGGCTCTGGAGGGTGCTGCGCTAAAGGTAGCGAACGGATCGGTTCTGGAAGAACCCGAAGTCAATCTGCTTGCCCGTTTCGACGCGATCGTCGAGGCCCGGCTCGATGCAGCCTACGAGAGGGCCGAGCAGAAGTACCGGAATACGGCGCGCGTCGCGGCGGCGGCGATTGCGATTGTCCTGTCGATGGCGGGTTGGTTCCTCGTCTTCGAAACGCACACCATGCAGAACTTCCTGACGGCGCTGGCAGCAGGTCTGCTTGCAACCCCGCTCGCTCCGATCTCCAAGGATCTCATGTCGGCGCTGTCGACGGCCGCTGCCGCATTCAAGTCGTCCAAGAGCTGACCGATGACGCTTTTCGCAAGCTTCCGTGTCGAGCCGATCGGCGGGCCCATCCTGCGCGCGCCGCAACTCTTCGACAGCGATCCGTCATTTGCGCCGAAGCTGATCCTTCCAGGCCACGCATCCCCGCGGGCCCATGGCCGACACGTTCTGCTCGCGATCCACGGGTTCAACGTCAAGCGGGCAGCGGGAGTCGCCAGCCTCGGGCGGCTCGACGCACGGCTTGGTCT
This portion of the Mesorhizobium shangrilense genome encodes:
- a CDS encoding MarR family winged helix-turn-helix transcriptional regulator, which produces MNDDKLDLETFLPYRLNRLADAVSRAFAQTYRDRYGLTRPEWRTLATLGQFGTVTATAIGAHSAMHKTKVSRAVAELERRMWLKRQADAGDRRVEHLTLTAAGRRAYREMVPIAKGFDAGLLQAMNLDDKSSALHIFERLEAALHIHRGSTSD